The nucleotide window ATGAAGAACTGGTGTTAAGATAATGAATAAGTTTAATAAAAATGCTACTCTGTTCTTACAAAAAAATAAAAACTCTCCTTTAGATAATAGTTTGTTAAAAAACGAAGTTGCAATAGCAAATCCATATGAACGAAATAGCTTTAAAGGCATATTTGGAGAGGGAAAATTAACAGAAGAAGATAATTTACAGCTTCAGCAAATTTTAAGTGATTATTTTGAACCAGGAGTAATCAAAGACGATCAAGTAAACGAAGATTTTCAAAGCTTAACAAGATTAACCTCTGAAGTAAAAGCCATTAATCAACAATCAGTATTACTACATGGAGTGAGGATTAAAAAAGCTCAAGAGCTTTTAGCAAACTATAAAAATGGCGCATTTTCTCAATGGCTAACATTATGTTATGGAAATAGGCAAACTCCGTATAGCCACTTGCGTTATTATGAATTGTATAACTCTATGCCTACTCAAGAACAAGATCTCATAGCAAATATTCCCAAAAAAGCAGCGTATTTACTTGCGTGTAGAGATAATGTTTCTATCGATAGAAAGATGGATTTTATAAAAAAGTACAAAGATCAATCGCAAAAAGATATAATATCTTTGATACAAGAACTATTTCCTCTAAAAGAAGGAGATAAAAGGAAACACAAACCCTTAAATCAAGCAACATTAGATACCATTCTTGAATTAATAAAAAAATTAGAAAAAAGAAAAAAATATTTGTTAGATGAAGACTTTCAAAAAATATCTCAAATCATAAATTCATTGTCTTCTTTGCAAAAAATTAAAAATGAATAGACTTTATGAAAAAGTTTAAAAACTATTTCGCATTAGTAGATTGTAATAACTTTTATGTGTCTTGTGAAAGGGTTTTTAACCCAAGGCTTCTAAAAAGACCTGTTGTTGTACTTTCTAATAATGATGGCTGTGTTATTGCTAGATCAGAAGAAGCAAAATCTTTAGGAGTTCCTATGGGAGCTCCTTTTTTTTTATATAAAAACTTATTTTATAAGTACAATGTTGAGGTTTGTTCTTCAAACTATACGCTTTACGGCGATATGTCAATGCGTGTAATGGATATTTTAGAAAGTTTTTCTTTAGAAATAGAACGATATTCTATAGACGAAGCTTTTATTAGACTTGATAATTTTTGCTATAGCGAATTAGAAAAAATAAAAAAAACAATTTTCCAAAATACTGGAATACCCGTATCTATTGGAGCTTCTTATACAAAAACATTAGCCAAACTAGCAAACAGGTATGCTAAAAAAAATTTCCTTGATAAGGGGATAATGATTATTGATAGTGATCAAGTTTGTAATGAAGTGCTAAGTAAAACAGAGGTTAAAGATATATGGGGAATTGGTACACAAATAAGTAATTTTTTAAAAAAACATTATATTATCACTGCACTAGAGTTTAAAAATGCTGATGATAATTGGATAA belongs to Candidatus Rubidus massiliensis and includes:
- a CDS encoding DNA polymerase V subunit UmuC; translated protein: MKKFKNYFALVDCNNFYVSCERVFNPRLLKRPVVVLSNNDGCVIARSEEAKSLGVPMGAPFFLYKNLFYKYNVEVCSSNYTLYGDMSMRVMDILESFSLEIERYSIDEAFIRLDNFCYSELEKIKKTIFQNTGIPVSIGASYTKTLAKLANRYAKKNFLDKGIMIIDSDQVCNEVLSKTEVKDIWGIGTQISNFLKKHYIITALEFKNADDNWIKKHLSVTTLRTKMELRGECCLLLEEVYPPRKSIVRSKSFGEKLTEEWEIAEALSSYTSRAAEKLREDKLLASFILVFVTTGSHAKLNYSNQLMITLEEPSNYTPLLIGKAKDLLKKLHRDGFEYKKVGVLLGDLISESAFQQDLFFESIPSNETKAKVSSVMDAINNKYKKNTIKLAAEGTRQTWKMKREKCSPCYTTKWSDLLKIHI